In Raphanus sativus cultivar WK10039 chromosome 5, ASM80110v3, whole genome shotgun sequence, the following proteins share a genomic window:
- the LOC130495012 gene encoding chitin-binding lectin 1-like: MKTYLLLFLVFSLIIQISFGEGEQCGHQVNGTLCPNGLCCSKEGYCGTTKPYCGKGCQSQCDYVPPPTAPPPPYVPDVQCGRQVNGKLCPNGLCCSKEGFCGTTKPYCGKGCQSQCNYVPPPTAPPPPPYVPVLQCGHQANGKLCPNGLCCSKEGFCGTTEPYCDREKGCQSQCTLPAPAPAPTPTPPNPTIPRCQSQCNYVPPPTAPPPPPYVPVLQCGHQANGKLCPNGLCCSKEGFCGTTEPYCDREKGCQSQCTLPAPAPAPLPLLLIPPFLVR; the protein is encoded by the exons atgaaaacttATCTACTTCTCTTTCTCGTCTTCTCACTTATCATACAAATTTCCTTCGGTGAGGGCGAGCAATGCGGTCATCAAGTCAATGGAACACTCTGCCCCAATGGTCTATGCTGCAGCAAGGAAGGATATTGCGGTACCACTAAACCCTACTGTGGGAAAGGTTGCCAAAGCCAGTGCGATTATGTTCCTCCTCCtactgctcctcctcctccttatGTTCCGGACGTGCAGTGTGGTCGTCAAGTCAATGGAAAACTCTGCCCCAACGGTCTATGCTGCAGCAAGGAAGGATTTTGCGGCACCACTAAACCTTACTGTGGGAAAGGTTGCCAAAGCCAGTGCAATTATGTTCCTCCTCCtactgctcctcctcctcctccttatGTTCCCGTCCTGCAGTGTGGTCATCAAGCCAATGGAAAACTCTGCCCCAACGGTCTATGCTGCAGCAAGGAAGGATTTTGCGGCACCACTGAACCTTACTGTGACCGTGAGAAAGGTTGCCAAAGTCAGTGCACTCTTCCTGCTCCTGCTCCCGCTCCCACTCCCACTCCTCCTAATCCCACCATTCCTC GTTGCCAAAGCCAGTGCAATTATGTTCCTCCTCCtactgctcctcctcctcctccttatGTTCCCGTCCTGCAGTGTGGTCATCAAGCCAATGGAAAACTCTGCCCCAACGGTCTATGCTGCAGCAAGGAAGGATTTTGCGGCACCACTGAACCTTACTGTGACCGTGAGAAAGGTTGCCAAAGTCAGTGCACTCTTCCTGCTCCTGCTCCCGCTCCACTCCCACTCCTCCTAATCCCACCATTCCTCGTAAGGTGA
- the LOC108861099 gene encoding uncharacterized protein LOC108861099 isoform X2, producing MQADEDVGKIALAVPVLVSKSLELFLQDLCDRTYEITLERGAKTVSSLHLFVYRKNCVERYNVFDFLREVVSKVPDYGHAQGQGQGPGDVTMDDRTISKRRKPVGDEVNDSDEEYKKSKTQEMGNAKPSGRGGRGRGRGRGRGGRAARAAERENLNREMELESSMVEEKPPQDSTQVHESVSAPHEIEKKEGIAAASNEDTKQQQLQSPKEGNDFDLNAESLDLNETKPAPVAAATASEEYTCWSMELGQIDPAQFASLGKRIDEEEDYDEEEG from the exons ATGCAAGCGGACGAGGATGTTGGCAAGATAGCTTTGGCTGTGCCTGTCTTAGTTT CAAAATCTTTGGAATTGTTCTTGCAAGACCTTTGTGATCGTACCTATGAGATTACCCTTGAAAGAGGAGCTAAGACCGTGAGCTCATTGCACCT TTTTGTTTACAGAAAAAATTGTGTGGAAAGATACAACGTGTTTGATTTTCTGAGGGAAGTTGTGAGCAAGGTGCCTGACTATGGCCATGCGCAAGGGCAGGGCCAAGGGCCTGGTGATGTCACCATGGATGATCGCACCATCTCCAAGAGAAG GAAGCCGGTCGGTGATGAAGTGAATGACAGCGACGAGGAGTATAAGAAAAGCAAAACA CAAGAGATGGGTAATGCTAAGCCCAGTGGTAGGGGTGGTAGAgggagaggacgaggaagagGCCGTGGTGGACGAGCGGCCAGAGCAGCTGAGAGAGAGAATCTTAACCGCGAGATGGAACTTGAGTCCTCCATGGTGGAAGAGAAACCTCCTCAAGACAGTACCCAGGTGCATGAGTCAGTGTCAGCACCACACGAGATTGAGAAGAAGGAAGGCATTGCAGCAGCATCAAACGAAGACACCAAACAACAACAACTTCAAAGTCCAAAAGAAGGCAATGACTTTGATCTCAACGCTGAATCTCTCGACCTAAACGAGACCAAACCGGCACCAGTCGCAGCAGCCACGGCCTCTGAGGAATATACCTGCTGGTCAATGGAGTTAGGCCAAATAGATCCAGCACAGTTTGCAAGTTTGGGTAAGAGGATAGACGAGGAAGAAGACTATGACGAAGAAGAAGGTTAA
- the LOC108861099 gene encoding uncharacterized protein LOC108861099 isoform X1, with protein sequence MRKKLDTRFPAARIKKIMQADEDVGKIALAVPVLVSKSLELFLQDLCDRTYEITLERGAKTVSSLHLKNCVERYNVFDFLREVVSKVPDYGHAQGQGQGPGDVTMDDRTISKRRKPVGDEVNDSDEEYKKSKTQEMGNAKPSGRGGRGRGRGRGRGGRAARAAERENLNREMELESSMVEEKPPQDSTQVHESVSAPHEIEKKEGIAAASNEDTKQQQLQSPKEGNDFDLNAESLDLNETKPAPVAAATASEEYTCWSMELGQIDPAQFASLGKRIDEEEDYDEEEG encoded by the exons ATGAGGAAGAAGCTCGATACTCGCTTCCCAGCT GCTCGGATTAAAAAGATTATGCAAGCGGACGAGGATGTTGGCAAGATAGCTTTGGCTGTGCCTGTCTTAGTTT CAAAATCTTTGGAATTGTTCTTGCAAGACCTTTGTGATCGTACCTATGAGATTACCCTTGAAAGAGGAGCTAAGACCGTGAGCTCATTGCACCT AAAAAATTGTGTGGAAAGATACAACGTGTTTGATTTTCTGAGGGAAGTTGTGAGCAAGGTGCCTGACTATGGCCATGCGCAAGGGCAGGGCCAAGGGCCTGGTGATGTCACCATGGATGATCGCACCATCTCCAAGAGAAG GAAGCCGGTCGGTGATGAAGTGAATGACAGCGACGAGGAGTATAAGAAAAGCAAAACA CAAGAGATGGGTAATGCTAAGCCCAGTGGTAGGGGTGGTAGAgggagaggacgaggaagagGCCGTGGTGGACGAGCGGCCAGAGCAGCTGAGAGAGAGAATCTTAACCGCGAGATGGAACTTGAGTCCTCCATGGTGGAAGAGAAACCTCCTCAAGACAGTACCCAGGTGCATGAGTCAGTGTCAGCACCACACGAGATTGAGAAGAAGGAAGGCATTGCAGCAGCATCAAACGAAGACACCAAACAACAACAACTTCAAAGTCCAAAAGAAGGCAATGACTTTGATCTCAACGCTGAATCTCTCGACCTAAACGAGACCAAACCGGCACCAGTCGCAGCAGCCACGGCCTCTGAGGAATATACCTGCTGGTCAATGGAGTTAGGCCAAATAGATCCAGCACAGTTTGCAAGTTTGGGTAAGAGGATAGACGAGGAAGAAGACTATGACGAAGAAGAAGGTTAA
- the LOC108861097 gene encoding protein ELC, with the protein MVPSPSNPQQIQQFLSSVLSQRGPNSVPYDESTKWLIRQHLLNLISSYPSLEPKTATFIHNDGRSVNLLQADGTIPMPYHGVTYNIPVIIWLLESYPRHPPCVYVNPTADMIIKRPHAHVTPSGLVSLPYLQNWVYPSSNLVDLVSDLGAAFARDPPLYSRRRPVPSPSPPPSHDPSLTRPPPPTAAADQRPFPPSPYGRVQHVHHNQHQQQQSDDAAEVYKRNAINKMVEMVHGDLSSMRRDREAEAESLLSLQGGLRRREEEINRGLKEMVEEKETLEQQLQIISMNTDVLDSWVRENQGKTKTLVDVDVDVDKVFECVDALSKQMLECTASDLAIEDAVYALDKGFQDGVVPFDQYLRSVRLLSREQFFHRATGSKVRAAQMEAQVHAIAGRLHS; encoded by the coding sequence ATGGTTCCGTCACCGTCAAACCCGCAACAGATCCAACAATTCCTCTCCTCCGTCCTCTCACAGCGGGGCCCAAACTCCGTCCCATACGACGAGTCCACCAAGTGGCTAATCCGCCAACACCTCCTCAACCTAATCTCGTCCTACCCTTCCCTCGAGCCCAAAACGGCGACGTTTATCCACAACGACGGCCGATCCGTAAACCTCCTCCAAGCCGACGGAACCATCCCGATGCCTTACCACGGCGTCACCTACAACATCCCCGTCATCATCTGGCTTTTAGAATCCTACCCTCGCCACCCTCCCTGCGTCTACGTCAACCCCACCGCCGACATGATCATCAAGCGGCCCCACGCGCACGTCACCCCCTCGGGCCTCGTCTCCCTCCCTTACCTCCAGAACTGGGTCTACCCTAGCTCCAATCTCGTCGATCTCGTCTCCGATCTCGGCGCCGCCTTCGCTCGCGATCCTCCTCTCTACTCCCGACGCCGTCCGGTGCCATCTCCGTCTCCTCCGCCGTCGCACGATCCGTCACTGACACGTCCTCCACCTCCGACGGCGGCGGCGGATCAGAGACCGTTCCCGCCGTCTCCTTACGGCAGAGTGCAGCACGTTCACCACAACCAGCACCAGCAGCAGCAATCGGACGACGCGGCGGAGGTTTACAAGAGAAACGCGATCAACAAGATGGTGGAGATGGTCCACGGCGATCTCTCCTCGATGCGGAGAGACAGAGAAGCCGAGGCGGAGTCGCTGCTGAGTCTGCAGGGAGGTTTGAGGAGGAGGGAGGAAGAGATCAACAGAGGGTTGAAGGAGATGGTGGAGGAGAAGGAGACGCTCGAGCAGCAGCTGCAGATCATCTCCATGAACACTGACGTTCTCGACTCTTGGGTTAGGGAGAATCAAGGGAAGACTAAGACTTTGGTTGATGTTGACGTGGATGTGGATAAGGTCTTTGAGTGTGTGGACGCGCTCTCTAAGCAGATGCTGGAGTGTACTGCTTCGGATCTGGCGATTGAAGATGCGGTTTATGCGTTGGATAAGGGGTTTCAGGACGGGGTTGTTCCGTTTGATCAGTACTTGAGGAGTGTGAGGTTGCTTTCGAGGGAACAGTTCTTTCATAGAGCCACGGGGTCTAAAGTTAGGGCTGCTCAGATGGAAGCTCAGGTTCATGCCATCGCTGGTAGATTACATTCGTGA
- the LOC108861101 gene encoding nascent polypeptide-associated complex subunit alpha-like protein 1 — translation MTTEEKEILAAKLEEQKIDLDKPEVEDADDNDEDDSDDDDDDAEGQDGEAGGKSKQSRSEKKSRKAMLKLGMKPITGVSRVTVKKSKNIMFVISKPDVFKSPASDTYVIFGEAKIEDLSSQIQSQAAEQFKAPDLSSMISKGESSSSAAAVVQDDDEEVDEEGVEPKDIELVMTQAGVPRPRAVKALKAADGDIVSAIMELTT, via the exons ATGACTACCGAAGAGAAAGAGATCCTCGCCGCCAAATTGGAAGAGCAGAAGATCGAT CTTGATAAGCCTGAAGTTGAGGACGCTGATGACAACGATGAGGATGACTccgacgatgatgatgatgacgcaGAGG GACAAGATGGAGAAGCAGGAGGCAAGTCAAAGCAAAGCAGAAGCGAGAAGAAGAGTCGCaaagctatgctgaagcttggAATGAAACCCATCACTGGTGTCAGCCGTGTTACCGTCAAGAAGAGCAAGAAT ATCATGTTTGTCATATCAAAACCTGATGTGTTCAAGAGCCCTGCATCAGACACATACGTGATCTTCGGAGAGGCCAAGATCGAGGACTTGAGCTCTCAGATCCAGTCACAAGCGGCCGAGCAGTTCAAGGCTCCAGATCTCAGCAGCATGATCTCAAAGGGTGAGTCGTCCTCCAGCGCTGCAGCAGTGGTGCaggatgatgatgaggaggTTGACGAGGAAGGAGTTGAGCCAAAAGACATTGAGTTGGTGATGACCCAAGCAGGTGTGCCTAGGCCAAGAGCAGTGAAGGCTCTCAAGGCTGCTGATGGAGATATTGTCTCTGCTATCATGGAGCTTACCACCTAA
- the LOC108861100 gene encoding protein LNK3 has protein sequence MDCYTGRNFEDFVVPNYQETSSETCLDGMWGGWSMNSPEAAEKCFDYDRFNTQMGMRTSEDEEEEEEESKRSKAFYGASSLHGFEGIEQMDDIFLSSILEDVPGSDGDVHRASSTNNSVGSSSMYGGSEVPLFHSHAMPLKEGAPFTISDLSEENMFVDDEMSSEELVLQDLQRASEKLTDETRKCFRDTFYRLARNSQEKLDSDHTANSGEFHMQASRYDYGDNTRLMSREEEIESETNSIDRAVANLTYNKMESNISNFPLPERVQ, from the exons ATGGATTGTTACACGGGAAGGAACTTTGAAGATTTTGTTGTGCCTAATTATCAAGAAACGTCATCAGAGACATGCTTAGATGGTATGTGGGGTGGGTGGAGCATGAACTCCCCTGAAGCTGCTGAGAAATGCTTTGACTACGATCGTTTTAATACCCAGATGGGTATGAGAACGAgcgaagatgaagaagaagaagaagaagagtccaAGAGATCAAAGGCTTTCTACGGCGCTTCTTCGCTTCACGGTTTCGAAGGAATCGAACAGATGGATGATATATTCTT AAGTTCAATCTTAGAGGATGTTCCCGGGAGTGATGGAGATGTACATCGTGCTTCTAGCACCAATAACAGTGTCGGTTCTTCGTCTATGTACGGTGGTAGTGAAGTCCCCTTGTTCCATTCTCATGCCATGCCTTTAAAG GAAGGGGCTCCATTTACAATCTCGGATCTGTCTGAAGAGAACATGTTTGTGGACGATGAAATGTCTTCTGAAGAGCTAGTGTTGCAGGATCTGCAAAGAGCTTCAGAAAAG ctAACTGATGAGACGAGAAAGTGTTTCCGAGATACGTTTTACCGGCTTGCGAGAAACTCACAAGAGAAGTTGGATTCAGACCACACTGCTAACTCAGGAGAGTTCCATATGCAAGCGTCCAGATATGACTATGGTGATAATACCAG GTTGATGAGTAGAGAGGAAGAGATCGAATCAGAAACAAACTCAATCGATAGAGCCGTCGCAAACCTCACTTACAACAAGATGGAATCCAACATAAGCAACTTTCCTCTACCTGAAAGAGTACAGTAG